The Colletotrichum destructivum chromosome 8, complete sequence genome includes the window ACGTGAGTAGAATAGACCAGGTTTGGAATTGCGCAGGGTAAAGAACTCAAGCTGTAAGCCCGCCAGTCTGCCGAAAGTTAGGGCTTTACATGCCTGGGCTACAGCATATTAAGGCGATAGATACACCTGGATTCAAAGTACTCAGATGTTTTAGCCAGGCTGACAGTTAATCTCAAAAGGCTTTCCTATAAAGTGGCTGTGGCTTGATACAGGAATCAGCAGTAAGGCGGGGCAGTTCGAATAGCAATTAAGTTTCATTTTGTCTCTTGATGACTCTAACAATCTCAGATATTGTCGTGAGGATGGGACGCAGGAATCGTTCCTGTAAACGTCTTTGGCCCCTGAGACTAATCATACGAAGGGAAGATCAAAGTATGAATTCAATTCCCAACTGAGTGAGGGCATTGTCATTCAGACTGGAACTCTGACGTGATAAGACCGATAAGGGTCGGGACGACTCCGAACAAGCTGGACGGACTGGGGGCATCGCGATAGAGGGCAAAGTCATTCTTCTAAGCCTGGGATAATCACTTAGAATGAGTTGAAACGACCTCTGCTGCAGCATCTTAAGGCTTAGAAAAGCAATCAAAAGCTTCATCGCAGCATTAAACTAGCGTCAAGACCTGCCGTTCCCAGGTCTCCAGCCAAGACAACTTGGGCGTCTGTAACCGGGCGAATCCAACTCTCTCGTATAACTCTTCAGTATTGTCGGCTCTCTGACGGACGATCAAGCAAAGCGCCGGAGAACTTGACCAACCTGGTTCTTCCTCCGAGCTGTCATCAGTGTGAACCAGTATCAGCGTGTACTCGTCCTCCCGGTACAGAGCCAAGTTCAATTCCCAATGCGTTTCGTCTCCCGGTCTAGAAATGACCGACACAACATAATCCCTATCTTCCTCTTGAACTCTGAATAACTCTGGAGATCCCATTGTCGTCAGGTCCTCATCGCCCGCGGGTTCGTCGAATACGGCACTCCCTATTGAGGCACGATCCAAAATGGTACCGATGACCTGGCGACTGCGGACCAGTGGCTTTGTTAAAACCTTCAGCACAAGCTTCAGCGCCGAGATTTCACCGTATGGGTTATCCGGGACTCTTGGGTGAACAGTGTAGTCTAGGAGCTGAGCGCTTGAGGGACTCGGCCCCAGTGTGACGGATTGCTCAAAGAGCACCTTGTCGTCTGTCACGGCCCAGGACCATGACGGAGCGCGGTACTCATCGTTGCTGTGGCGGCAAAACTTCATCTCGGGAATCCACAAGAGTCCACGTCGAAAGTCGGCGGTCCAAAGACCGGCCAAATAGTCTCCCCCTACGACTGGATGGAGACGTTGCGCCAGACCCGAAAATGCTGGAAGTTTGTCGGATGCGTACGTCAGTCTTCTCCCGCTATAAGCGCTGATCAGATCGTAGTAGTCGTCGAGGACAACTTTTATATCAAATGGGGTTGTCCTTGGGGAGCTGAGGACGTCAGAGTAGATGACGTTTGTCAACTTTTTGTAGAGGGTCTCTGGCGATTTATTGCCAGAAGACAGCCCATCTGGTGAGATAAATTCCTGGGGACACCTCCAGTACACCATGCTTTTGCCGTACATAATATGTCTCGGGGACAGTATGTATTCCTGGAGTGTCCAACCCCTCGTCTGCAGTGCACTTTCTGTGtcaaggcggcggagacTTTCTTCGTCTGGGTCCTTTCTTTGAATGGAGATGCGACTGCTGCCATTGATATTGGACATGCCGATGGTAATGGGTTCACTCTTCAAGGGTACACCCAGGTCTGTCTTAAGAATGCCCGCTTTGCTCCCTGTCGAAACCATGGCAGAGATAGTCACTGTCGAGTTGCGGTAAACCGAGCCCATTTTCTTAGATTCAGTCTCCCAGTCCGACTTTGAGTCTTGCTGAATGCAAAGACAGTCTATCCATAAGAATCGAAGGCCTATTTCACGAGTGATTGTAATGGCGTCGCAAAAGTTCGGCGGTAAGGACCCAACGGGGATGGAATCCTGGAACGGTCTCAGGGTCTCGGTTGTCAACGAGGGAGAGATCGCACCGCCCCAGCAGTGGCTAAGAGCGGCATAAGCATCTCTGACGCCGCGGGTTAAAACCAGTCGTACGTGGCTAGTACCGCCTGCTTCTACATCAATGACTCTGGTGGGTAGTTCGTGCTTCCGGTCGGAGACACAGTTCTCATGGTTGTTGCGGCAGTCCGACAACCATTGCCTGGCGAGCTCGTGGGTTTTGGGAGATGCCAGATCAGGGTCAACCTCGTAGCGTCTGATCCGGAAATCTTTGTAGCGTGTATCAATGCCTGTTAAAAAAGGTTTAGTTTTGATGTCATGAATGAATGCGTGATAGTGATAGATGCCTACCTTTATGAGCAGTCAAGGTTAATTTCAGGGGTGGACACCCCCAGATGCCGTATCCCTCATCGTCATTGGTATGGGATGGACCGACTTGCACCATGATCTCATCAAATACCTCGACGGCATCAAGAGGTTCGAAGCTATACAAGTGTGAGGCGTTGATAGAGAGCTTGACATCCGAGGCAACAAGTCGCTGAGCAAGTGTGTACATCGTCCGCCGTTGCCCTGTTCGATGACGAGCAAGATCTTCGTCCCATCCCCCGGGCCAATTAATGGGCTCTTCTTCATCGCAAGGCGTGTGTACAAAACACTTGAGGATTAGCTGGCATAGCTCGCAACCGGCATCTGCGGCTTTTTCTAGCAAGGGAAATGATTCATGGTGTTGGTAGAAGGCCTCTTTCGGGAATTCATCTGCCTGGAACTCAATCTCCGCAAGACGGACCAGATTGTCGACGGTGACGCCTACACAGCGGGTACACCGAGTGGACATCTTATTCTTGAGCTTGGAGAGAACGTGAAGATGTGCTGCCCCAAGGTCACCAACATAGCGGGGTAAATGCATGAGAAACCCGAGTCTTACTGGCTCATCATTGGTGGTGGAGATTATTCCAGATCAGACTTGAACCCCACAGGCTCACCACAATTGGCTAGAACATCTCTGAGTGGGAATATCTCCGAGTGGGCAGCTTCGATCAGAACTCTTTTGGTCATTCTACAGTCAACAGAGTCGCTGGTATCGGCATTTTCCCACATCTTACCATTTCGCTTTTGTACAAGTTATCGGGCCATTCTTCATCTCGTCAGGTTTTGAAGGGAACAGGAAGCGACACGGTCACTGAAATGAACGGAGTTTGCAAGGTGTGCCGCGAATACGCTGGTAATCTGTTCGCAGGTCTCATGATACGCTGTAACGAACATCATGACGTGAGGGCCCATCTTTTGAACCAAGGCCAGCATTTCTGGCTGGGCCAAAGAATCAGATGCTCGAGAAAGTCGTGACGATATTTTCCATCAAGTAATTTCACGAATTTATGGTCACAGTACTCTGTAGTTTGTTCATCAATCTCGGGACTCCGGAACTGCTGACCCACATCTTCCGAGGCGGCCCCGGATAGGAGGGTCACAGTGTCCCGAGCAAGGATGCGACGGAGAACTAAACTCGGCGGCAACAAAGACTCGTCGCCCGAAATTCAACTCCAGAGGTAAAAGAAACGACGTCCCACGAATATCGCCAGCTCTACCATGTGATGTCTTCTCTGGTCAATCCACAAGTCAAACGCCCAGCTAGCATCTCATAAGCCGAATATGTGCGGAGAACTCTAACGTTAATTCAGCTGGCAGCGATGCTTCTCTTATCAAAGGATCGTAGTGCTACAACATGGGTGTAGGTATATGATGAACTATATTCCTTTACTTATCATTGCAACTAGCGTAAGATATATAAACAAAATGCAGTGGGCGTTTCCCAAgtctcctccccttcctcctccttaTCACAAGCACAGAGGGATACCATCAGTTGCACGTACGTCCTTAAAGGGCATAGGATAGAGACTAAAGGCACCGGTGCCCCCTTGGAGCTCCACCAGTTGAGCCCTCATGTCTACATattggcctccttctccctaGTCATCGGGAAAGAAGGCCAGAGAGGAATTTAGTCAGATTGTCTGCTATATCTATCAGCTTAAATATTCACTTCGTATAGCGCTCCTGAcgcttcctctcctccctcgctAAGTATTCACGTTATCACTTGTAGGCTCAGCAACGGCCGACCGCCCTGTTTCTTCTATAGGTGGAGCCATGCTCCATAATGTCTCTACTTCTTTATCTCGAACATGCACCCGGCAAGAAATATGCCATACTCTAGGCGAACCTAGAAAGCAACCCTCAAACCAATACTGAGAACGCAAACTATCGTACGCTGAGATGCACAAGTGCAGCCAGATTCTGTTTTCCAAGTGTAGCTACGcggcaagaaaaagaaatcGCGGCTTGGGCATCACCTACAATATGCGACGTAAATGAAATCTTAGTTTGCGTCGACTTCTCAGTGCATCGCCTGGGTCCAGACTTTGTCCCAATGCAAGGATGAGAATACAAGGCAGCATGAGTTCGAATATCGCTCCCCTCTATAGTCTCTTTGCTACACGTGCACGAAGGTGTACTCTGCGCCATCAATAACATAGTCGCTCATGAACGTGAGGATCGTGTAACTTACAACATATAAAATACAATAAAACAAACACCCGACCAACCCTCACAGTACCACAGCCCCATCCAACCGCCAAATCAACCACGCCGACCAGACaaccggcaccgccgccagcctcaaCAACCACACCGCATCTCGTCCAACCCCAAGCAAATCCAACCccgccagcaccgccgcgCAAACCAGCGCGCTGGCAACCTGCGGGAGCGAAATGGCCATGTTATGCAGCCCCTGGACGCCCGCCACGCCGGTACGCACCTCGGCAAGTTCGGTGTTGATCAGCGCGAACGGGACCCACATCGTCACGGCCTGGGTTGCACCgatgagggagaggaggatgagggaggCTGTGGAGGTTTGAAAGGGGATtgtgaggaggagggaggcgcTGGCGAGGAGCTGGGAGAGCAACCAGAGGCGCGGGAGGTTGCGGGGGTGGAGGATAGTGAAGATGTGAGAGAGAAGGGTCAGGAGGAGGGTGGACAGTAGGGTTCCtagggagaaggagagggatgCGTAGAGGGCGTAGGGCTTTGCTTTGGCTtctggggaggaggaaggctCGAGGTTGGGGGTTTGGAGGAATTCGGATAATGCTGGGAGATGTCAATTATTCTAGATCGAAACGGGGGAGTATCTAGAGAGGGTATTGTTGGGTGATTACCTGTTTCGTGAGCATACCTGAAGGTTTGTATTAGTTCACATGTATAGATCCGGAACAAGCCAGGGCGGGCATCACCCACGTAGACATGTAATACAAAACCGGAAACCACCCAAACCACGCAACCAGCTGCACACCGCAGACCTTGCCCGTCAGCGGTGGCAACCGCCCCCAGCGTCGTGCCAGCTCGCCCGGCAGACACATGGCGCAGACCCGCCCGATTCCGGACCCGGAACCGGACTGCCGGAGAGGCGGCGTGGCATCCCGCGGGACGAACCAGCAGACAAGCCCGACGGTGGCCGCGGAGCAGATGGCCGCGACGCAGGCCAGCGTGCGAAACGCGACGATGGGGTCGGTTTCTGAGGACTgtctggtggtggtggtgaagacgAAGCCCGCGGTGGAGAGCACGGCGGATCCGAGAACGTTCCAGCGCATGgaaaaggcggcggcgacggactGTTGGGACGGCGGacaggcgtcgacgacgatggcgcgcACGCCGACGGAGTAGGCGGTCAAGGCTAGCAGCACAACCACCAGGCAGGCGACGGCCAGTGCGCGGGGCTGCCAAGGGATGTTTGTGGCCGGAGGGTGGCCGGTGAAGGGTGCGGTGAGTTCGGGGGCGCAGGCCATGAGCAGTGTGGAGATGACTGTGGTGAGGGCGCCGGCAATCATGACGGGCTTCCGGCGGCCGAGCGGGTGGTGGAGCTCGTCACTCAGCTGGCCGATTATGGGCTGGGCAAAGGCGCCAAAGATGGGGCCCAGGGCCCAGGTTAGGGAGATAGAGGAGGGGCTCATGCCGAGGGAGCGGAGGTAGGGCTGGAGTTATCTTTTCTTTCAGTGACTGTGATGATGGGGACGGGTAAGTGGGATGGATGAATGGGTGACGGACCGTGCCGCTGGATTGTAGGAGGAACCAGTAGACTTGAAGCCCGAGGCTGGGACATGTCAGGAGGAGTAGGCCGGGTGTGGATAGTTGTTCGGGCGGTTTCAGGCCgcggagctcgtcgagctcaaATAAGAGTTGTTgttcttcatcatcttcggAGGGGAGGCTTCCTGTTGGTGAAAGGCATGGCTCGTTGATAGGTGCGGCCATTGCTGGGCTGCTACtggggatgatgatgatgagaatAGCTGTTACGGAGCAAGAAGAAGTTGTCCACTATACAGAACATGTCCCGTCCCGAACTGGCCTTGTTTTGTTCCCCAATTGCGATTGCTCAGTGTTAGGTGCAGAGAGAAcaagagagatagagagaggaGGTACAGTTAGTTGCCGTAGCTTACACTGCACCGGATGCTGCGGCGATGTGATGTGCCTTTTACAATCATTGTAATTGTTTATTGAATATTCATATACAGCATACAACATACAACTCAAAGCACCCTTGCCGGTACAAACAGACCCTGTCCAAGAAGAAAATAGAGTTTGACAGGGATGAAAGTCATTTGGCCTTGGTTCCTTGGGTGCGGGTTACCATGCCAtaaccagcagcagcagcagcaccaacaccCCCTCGGCATTTTCAACCAAGTCCCCGTTAAGAAATCCCCCCGTCTATTACCTACATTTCAGAAAGAGACCTGGATTCTGCTCTTTACGTTTCCCGCTGTCCCAACGACTGCCACTGCCTTCGATGCCTTCAACCGAGTATCGCCGACTCTCGACGTCCAgggacgacgacctggacgatATCTCCTCCGCAATTCAGGAGAAATATGTcccgccgaagaagaagaagactcTTCTCTTTCGTGCTTCAGCAGTGCTGGCTGCGGTTCTGGGGCTAGGTGTCTACACCGCGGCGGTGCTGTACTATGCGCAGGAGTACATTCACAAGCCGTACTGTCCGCGGTTTGCGGCAAATGATACGGTTCACTTGTGGGTAAGTTGACTCTTAATATCCACTAtatcatgatgatgattatgatgatgatgtatgTCTCTGACAACAAGAAAACAGGACAAAGTCGGATACAAGCCCATGTCCTTCGATCCAGCCACGCCACACCACTCCGACTCCTTCCTCGGCAGCCCAAGCGCGGAACTCGACGCGAACTGGCGCAAGCTGCTTTTGAGTTGGTCATCCCATCGTTCAGCTCGGCAGGTTTACACAGACTGATGCTGAGACTTGATGCACAGCCTTTTCGAGCCGGCTCCCCGATTCCGAAGCACAGAGGCTGGGTCCTAACTCGGATGCCATTCCTTTCGATGACGGCAAGGGCGGTTTGTAAGTCTAGACGTATTTATACGATGATTAAAGAAACATACATTGACTTGTGTGTccagcgtcggcggcatcgccgtaGTACACAACCTGCACTGCATCGTACGTCAAAGCATTCCCATTATCTCCTACGGTGATGTACTAACACGCGGCTTGCCAGAACTACGTCTACCAGACCATACACGGGGACTACTACTTCCCCAACATCACCGAGgggcagaagaagaaacaaaaaaGCCACCTTTGTAATGGATTTTCCTGTCGAGGAGTTGCCGGATGATTTGCTAATCGTTGTTGTCCCAAGCACACTGCCTCCACCACCTCATGTCCTCGGCCAAGTGCCAGGCCGACATGacgccggtgctgctgcactgGACGGTGGACGACCACGTCCCGGTCCTGAAATGGGACGGCGTGCAGCGGTCCTGCGTCGACTGGGAGGGCTTGATGAAATGGGGAGATGAGCACTCGATGACGCATTCTGAGACGATGCCGTCGGTATCTAGTATGCATCAtttctttctcctcctttACATCATCACACCCGTCACACGACCATATCTTGCTAACCTTGCACCTCTGTCACAGAAATGAAACACCCCATCTACGGTAAAGAATAAAATCAACCCCCAAGTCCGTACTTGGTGTTGGAAAAACACAACTAACACAAGAACAGGTCACTTTGTCGATGAGCGCGGCAGGttcatcctcgccaacgccgaggGAGTGGTGGACTTTGAGGAGTTCTCGCAGAGGCCGGATTACCAGCAATGGGCGAGGGAGCAGGGCATGGGGGCGAGCAAAGAGGATGCAGAGCGGTTTTTGGAGGAATTTGCCAGGAAGCAGAATGAGCGTCATCATCTGTAAGTGTTGGGTTTGCGCGTTTTCAAGGTTGGTTGGGAGTGTGTACCCAAGGGGATGAAAAAAAATGCAGTAAAGCCAGATTAAAGCATATTTTGGTAAGTGAATAATAAACTCGGCACTCGGTTACGCACATTTCGGATAGATAGACATGGCCTGAGGCGTCTTGCCGGCATATCTCTATGACAAAGTTCTCTGTGCCAATGTTGGAAAAACACATATCTACCGGGAAAAGTGTGACCGAATAGATAATCTAGACAAAACAAACGAGAACGACGCTGAACAGGAATCAGGCCATGAGGCCATCTGCAAACGAGATTCCCATGCACCGGAGCGGAGTGAGTGAGCGTTACACCGCCGAGCTGGAGAGACTCCCGACGCTGTCTAGAAGGGACTCTGCGGGAACTGGAGTATTGCAGCGGGGCGTGGTGGCTCTTGAGTCCTTGACCGGTGGGAGGTGAGCCCGCCCCCGCGAGCATTCATGAGAACGACTGCACAGCCCCCAGATATTACTCGTTTCGACAAATACCCACCGACCTCCGAGTCATGGCAGTCGGAATCTGGGATGCTGGGCACTAGGATACACCGCTCTCATGTCCACGAACAGCAGGTTTCCCCCGCCCCAGCCTCTACCAGTTCTCTCCCATACGCTCCAGCTCGGGAAAGGTCCATTTGTCAACTCTCCGGAGAGTCATTGATCTCTCACTCTTCCGAATCGACTTTGCAAACTGCCACAGGGTGTACCgccatctccctccctctaTCCCTATCTCCCTCCTGCGCCTTTCCACCATCCCACATTTCATATTCACAATGCCCACGCCTCCAATAATGCCCTCCCGCGAGGACAGCACCGCGCGGTCATCCTCCGACTACGAGGAGAAACACGGCCTGCTTGAAGGCGTCGTATCCAGCCCTCTAGCCGGTGCGTCGCCACGCATGCGCTGGGCCGTGATATTGCTGGCTCTGTCCAACGCCGTCTCTCTGTGTGCGCTGTTCTACGCCGCGGTGAGGCCACAGCCCGTGCCGACCACGGTGGTATATCCGCCTCAGCCTGATTGGTTCCCTCCGCAGAGTATGCTTTTCTATATCgggttgttttttttttggctttTTCTTTCTATAGTTTTGATGGTAACAAAGTGAACTATAGTCCCCGTGAAGAAAGTCTTCCAGAGCGAGCCGGTGTTCGGGCAGGAGCCGAATGATGAGAGTATCGCGGCATGGAACTCGCTTTTACCAAGTCAGTCCTTCTCGAGTGGCCTTCGTCTTTGATTGACAATAGGTGATGGAACATGAAGTTGTCTAACGCACAAGAAAAACAGAGGGCCGCGGCTGGGTTCACATGCTCAACAAGACAGCCCTCCCCGACATGCCGGGCCTGAACCAGTCGCTGCCAGAGCACATCGCGCTGCCGTCGGTATATCACCAGCTGCACTGTCTCGTAAgcacctctctctcccactccATCCCATCCAAATTTTTTGAATGAATAATCACTTGCTGACACAACATCCAAAACAGTATAGCACAATGCGCAGCTACTACGACCTCCTGGGCTACATCAACAACCCGCACCAGAGCCGCGAGCTCCCCACTGACCCGGGCTGGAACAAGGAGCACCTGAACCACTGCTGGGACTACCTGCGGCAGAACATCATGTGCGCGGCGGACGTGACGCTGGAGTGGCATCGGTGGAACGAAAAGGTCGAGACGGGCTGGGGGTACGAGCACCAGTGTAAGGACTGGGACGCGCTGACGGAGTGGGTGCTCGAGAGGCGCACGTCGAACAACTGGGGCTTGTtgaggggggagggcgagaggaTTCCGCTGAAGGAGGGCTCGTAGGTGAATGGTTGTGTCGAGTTGACATGCTGTGCTGCATACGCAGTCCCAAGAAGCCCAAATCTCATCTATGTATGTACGTGGTGTATTTTGTATGTGGTGTATCTACAAACATCGTTACTGTTACTCCAAACACGCACTACTTGGAAGAAGCTCTTTCAGCAACTTTAACCACACCGTCAACCTTCTCCTCCAGAGCAAAGTCCGTCTCCAACTTCTCCCTCAAGACAACCTCCCCCTCCGCACACGCCAGCAAGGCCGCAACACCGGCAATGCCAGCCGCGACATACCAAACGCCACTGACGGCATCTCCAAACACTTCCACAACCTCAaccctcgccgtctcctGCAGACCCTCCAAGAACGCCCGTGTCGCGAACCCGTACGCCCTaccgccgcccagctgcgCCCTAACCTGCTCATCCGATATCCGACCGGCGAGCGCCCCAAACCTGTTGTTGAATatcgaggccggcatcgtcacACTCCAGATGTTGGCCAGGCTCTGCACGAACGTGAAGGTACTCGTGGCGACCGCCTGATCGCTCTCGCCCACCGCACCTTGGAACGCCGGCAACAGCGTGTTGATTACCATGCCCAGCCCGAGCGAGAACAGAACCTCCATCAGGATCCACTCCTCGTCTCCCGACGCGGCGTCCAGGATGCTGAACAGCCCGCACGCGACGCACATCCCCGCGAACCCGGCCACGTGCAGCACCTTGTACCGCCCGAGCTTACTCACCAAGACGACGGAAACGATGCTCGcggggacggcgacggcgacgatgggcaGCAGCTGCACGCCGGCCCGGGAGGGCGTCGACATGCGCACGCCCTGGAAGTACACCGGCAACAAAAAGTTGGCCCAGTTGCTGAGTAGGCTGCTGGCGAACGCCCCGGCCGCCACGGTGGCTCCCTCTCGGTGGTTGAGCAGGCGGAGCGGCATGACCGGCTCGActgtgttgttgttcttgttgttgttgttgatgcgCGTGAGGTGTCGCTCCAGAAGCAAGAACAGACCCAGCCCCAGCACACCGGCGGTGAGCGAGGCGATGATCCGGGCATCGGACCAGGGGTACTCGGATCCGCCGTACGTGACGGCGTACAGCATGGAGccggtcgaggccgtcagcACCACGTTGCCGCCGTAATCCACGCGCCGGAGACGCTCCCGGCGGCTTGAGTCCGCGTCCCTGACCTTCCCTTTCAAAAAAAGAGCCAAGACCAGAAAGCTCACGACGCCAAACGGCACAGGCAGCCAAAACACCCACCGCCAAGCACCGGCCTGGACCAGCACGCCCCCCAACAACGGGCCGCTTACGGCGCCCAGCAGGTAGGCGGTCAGCATGACGGCCATGTACTTCCCTCGGTGGCGGACGGAGACGAGATCGGAAACCACGATGGCGGACATGACGTTGATGCCGCCTGCGCCGAGGCCCTGGACGACCCGTCCGGCGATGAGCTGCGGGCCGGAGGCTGCGGCGCCGgagatgatgccgccgatgacgaagaggagcaCGGATAGGCAGgtgggatggcggcggccaaaGAGGTCGGACAGCTGACCGAGAGGCGGGGCTATTGCTGCGCTgtgcaagggggggggagggtgggagTGTTAGTCGTCGATTACGATGTACGATGTATTCACAGATACCAGCTATCCATGTCGAGATGGGCCGGACGAGTGGGGGAGGGATGATGAGGGACCGAGACCCGTCGGAACCGGGACCCGCCGGCGAACGGGATGCGGtgaaggaaaaaaagggaaaaaaaaaggaaaaaaaaaggaaaagacaCGGAaagcgaaagagagagaaagcgaaagagagagaaacgaACCTTGCCAGCGCAGCCCCGTTGGAAACCCACACATAGCTCGACCCCATACCGAGCGTGTGCACAATGGTCGGCAGGGCGGTGGACACGATGGTGATCTCGAGGGCCAGCATGAGCTTGCTTGCTGCCAGGGCGGCAACGATGGCCCAGAAGCGGAGCCCTTTTGCTGGCGCTGCGGCGACTGACTCTTCTGGCTCCATCGTCGAGCTTGGCCCTGCATCCTCCGAAATGTCCGTCAACTCCGGCAAGTCCCTCAAATCCGTCGGGTCCGTACAGTCCGCCGAGGTGTCGACTGTCTTCAGGGTGCCAGGTTCCAGAGGACCGCCTGACGGGGCCTGCTGTAACATGGTGAACGCGATTCagaggtaggtaggtaagtgggttaggggggaggggagggggtggggaggggtAGTAtcaaaaagaaaagggacAGGAGATATCGGAATGAACGGCGGACGGGATGGCGTAGGTTGGCGTTTTGTTAAGTAGACTCTGGGGCGAGATATTGCATACAGGCAGGCAGTGGCGTCATGTCATGCAAAGGCCCGCGGCCCGATATGCACACACAAAGGAGTATTTAGAGACGGATTGCCGGACAATTTAGAAAAGAAAGTCGCCGGGGGCGTGGAGATTCGGGAACCATCATGGGAGGGTCCAACATGTAGCACTATCTGCATCGTATACGCATGTGCTCCGTGAGAGCCGTTGGAAAACCCCACCGTTGTAAGGATAGAGGGAAATATACTTGTGGTATGCCAATCTAAACCGTATCGGCCCAAGACTATACAGGTACTACGATGGAGATATCCTGGGTGGCCCTCGCGGAAGTGCCGAACATGGGGGGGTCTGCCTACCAGTCCGGCCTCATTGGCTAGCAAAAAACGCGAACATCTCGTTAAATTAAGCTTTCGCCTCACAGCACTAGAGCCGTATGTGGCTTGGCGCTCAATCTGTCAGATCGTAGCGCCGGCGAGGATTTCCGAGAGCATGATGCCtgtaagtgtgtgtgtgtgagggTGTGTTAGTGTGCGGACTAGCCCGAAACCGAGTCATCCGACGGTGCAGAGTGTTACCAGTGAGTTGGAACCCCTGACTAGCTACCTAGGCAGGTACCTAGTGAGAAACCCACACCCCGTGACAGGCACCTAAACTACCCCGCCTCCCTAGGTAGCGATCCACGCAGAGTCAACTGACTAACCTGCATTCACTAAGTAGGCGAGCAGCTATGTATCATAGAGTCAGGCCAGATAGTGGACAACTCGCGGATCAACAAGGGTTACGCACGCAACGCACTTAATAAAAGCACAATTAACCCATCACTATTAATCAACCTAGTCAGTCGGACGCTTTTtcttccacccccccccccccccccccttcccctaAACACATCTATCCACAGCTAGCTCATGCATTCTTACTCGCGCAACGGAGAAAAAAGCACTCGTGAATATCATCTCCTGTCTTCTGACcacttgctgctgctggcatGTTAACATACTACCAGGCGTTTCCCAGCCGGTCTCTGACTTCACACCGCTTGACGAGACAGACCCAGCCCAGGTGGAGAACCGCTAGTCAGGAGTTGACACCCACTTTCTTGGGGTGTTTTTGGGGGaggtttctttttttttttt containing:
- a CDS encoding Putative sugar transporter, major facilitator superfamily, MFS transporter superfamily, which codes for MLQQAPSGGPLEPGTLKTVDTSADCTDPTDLRDLPELTDISEDAGPSSTMEPEESVAAAPAKGLRFWAIVAALAASKLMLALEITIVSTALPTIVHTLGMGSSYVWVSNGAALASAAIAPPLGQLSDLFGRRHPTCLSVLLFVIGGIISGAAASGPQLIAGRVVQGLGAGGINVMSAIVVSDLVSVRHRGKYMAVMLTAYLLGAVSGPLLGGVLVQAGAWRWVFWLPVPFGVVSFLVLALFLKGKVRDADSSRRERLRRVDYGGNVVLTASTGSMLYAVTYGGSEYPWSDARIIASLTAGVLGLGLFLLLERHLTRINNNNKNNNTVEPVMPLRLLNHREGATVAAGAFASSLLSNWANFLLPVYFQGVRMSTPSRAGVQLLPIVAVAVPASIVSVVLVSKLGRYKVLHVAGFAGMCVACGLFSILDAASGDEEWILMEVLFSLGLGMVINTLLPAFQGAVGESDQAVATSTFTFVQSLANIWSVTMPASIFNNRFGALAGRISDEQVRAQLGGGRAYGFATRAFLEGLQETARVEVVEVFGDAVSGVWYVAAGIAGVAALLACAEGEVVLREKLETDFALEEKVDGVVKVAERASSK